The window ACATTCGACACAAACACTCGATTGTTAACACTTTGTGGTAAGGGAGAACGGTTGGAGTGAAGTGATGTAACGATGTTTTGCATCGTTACAGAGGGCCTCAGCGGTGAGAATGTCACTGAGACGATGTAAAACATGCTTACAGATGAGTCAAAGAGGCGGAAACGACGGGATGGTGTGCTGTAACGATGTTTTACACAGAAAGGAGGTGAGAGAAGCGAATGATTAACATGGCAATTCAACTAGCGCTATATCTTCAATGCAAAAGTATGGGAGCACTCGGGAGAGACATGTTCGTGGACGGTGTTCCACAGACCCCCAATGAGGCCATCTGGCTCAGCCACGTTGGTGGCAGCGCAGAGTTCAAGCTGGACGCGCCGGATAGCTGGCGCAAGCTGAGTTTGAACGTGAGAAGCACAACGCCGGCGGGGGCGCAGGATCGTATTTGGAGCGCTATTAAGAAGCTGCTCGATCCTGATGACGGTGTCATCAAGGTGGACGGGCAATCCTACACGGTGCAAATTACTGCGTTGCCTGCTATGCAGGACAAGGATGCTGCAGGCAGATGCCTCATAAAATCTGTCCTGATCCTTCGGCAAGTAAAGCCTGTGCTAGAAACTTGGCTGAAAGCTATATCCGTATTTACGGAAGCTGCTTTAGGCTCGCAGTGGCGCGTATACCGTGGATTCAACGGTACGTGTCGACCTAGCGTCTCATGGCATTGTTTGAGCGTACTGAGTTCGTCAGCGTTAAGAGGTACTAGCCAGCTTACAAAACAATTCGTTGGGCAGATTGCTGCGAGGTCAGCAAATGAGTATCAGTTGGCCGTACAATTATTACTGCTGGAACTAGCTGAACAAGCTAAATTGCCAATGGGAGGCGTTGGAGGCAGGTGGTTAACGGTTATTAATTCCAGCGCAACGATGCGCTCAGGGGATTTGTCCACGGGGATTTTGACCGTTACTGTAACGGTCGCCGCTGCAGCTCCACAAGGCACGTTACCTCTCATCGCTGGCGTTCAGACAGCAACATAAATTCA is drawn from Paenibacillus sp. V4I7 and contains these coding sequences:
- a CDS encoding minor capsid protein, giving the protein MINMAIQLALYLQCKSMGALGRDMFVDGVPQTPNEAIWLSHVGGSAEFKLDAPDSWRKLSLNVRSTTPAGAQDRIWSAIKKLLDPDDGVIKVDGQSYTVQITALPAMQDKDAAGRCLIKSVLILRQVKPVLETWLKAISVFTEAALGSQWRVYRGFNGTCRPSVSWHCLSVLSSSALRGTSQLTKQFVGQIAARSANEYQLAVQLLLLELAEQAKLPMGGVGGRWLTVINSSATMRSGDLSTGILTVTVTVAAAAPQGTLPLIAGVQTAT